In the Lascolabacillus massiliensis genome, one interval contains:
- a CDS encoding S9 family peptidase, translated as MKQLYLTIIYGMIMITACNTNKEEVKILKQSDFPAPPVAEVVPDTFENFGQKRIDNYYWLKDKNNPKVIEYLNAENEYTESVMASTKELQQTIYDEILGRIKEDDESYPSYINGYWYYSRTEKGKQYRTYLRRKGSLDAEEEVIFDVNKMAEGKSAFIFAGYSVSPDNNKVAYLFNETGSYAEYVMKIKDLNTDEEIGFTVIGATSVTWANDNNTLFYGVIDQTLRPYQIHRRGLNEHQSTLIYEEKDAKFRTYVSGTKTKEYIFIGSASSTTSEERYISADRPLDEFKVFMPRVKDVEYSVFPHKENFFVSYKDRENLNSMIYEVPLTGYEDKSTWKVFLPHDDDARLEGIDIVKDYISVELRREGLTEIIVMSLNGGDTKKIVFPEPVYSASMGGNPEYEATTIRYTYTSLNRPTTLYEYNILTGESIKLKEQEVPSGFNPDDYTVERLWATAPDGVLVPMAIVYKNGLKKDGSNPALIYSYGSYGYSTDVHFSASMYSLIDRGFVYAIAQIRGGSDLGEQWYEDGKLLNKKNTFTDFIACSEKLINDGYTSSDKLAAMGGSAGGLLMGAVSNMRPDLYQTIVAQVPFVDVINTMLDDTLPLTTGEYEEWGNPNEEEYYNYILSYSPYDNISAQDYPNILVTGGINDSQVLFHEPAKYTAKLRALKTDNNILILKMNMESGHGGATGRYEGIKETAFDFAFILNRVGIYK; from the coding sequence ATGAAACAGTTATATTTAACAATTATATATGGCATGATTATGATCACCGCCTGCAATACTAATAAAGAAGAAGTGAAAATATTAAAACAATCTGATTTTCCTGCACCACCGGTTGCAGAAGTAGTCCCCGATACGTTTGAAAATTTCGGTCAAAAGCGTATCGACAACTATTATTGGCTTAAAGACAAAAACAATCCGAAAGTTATTGAGTATCTGAATGCCGAAAATGAATATACCGAAAGTGTTATGGCCTCTACTAAAGAGCTGCAACAGACTATCTATGATGAGATTTTGGGAAGGATAAAGGAGGATGATGAGAGTTATCCTTCATATATAAATGGGTATTGGTATTATAGTCGCACAGAAAAAGGCAAGCAATATCGAACATATTTGCGCCGCAAGGGTTCATTAGATGCAGAAGAAGAGGTCATCTTTGATGTGAATAAGATGGCAGAAGGGAAATCTGCTTTTATTTTTGCAGGTTATTCTGTTAGTCCGGATAATAATAAAGTAGCATACCTGTTCAACGAGACAGGTTCTTATGCCGAGTATGTGATGAAGATTAAGGATTTAAACACTGATGAGGAGATAGGTTTCACTGTAATTGGTGCTACCTCTGTAACTTGGGCTAATGACAATAATACTCTGTTTTATGGTGTTATCGATCAGACTTTACGTCCTTATCAGATTCACAGAAGAGGGCTAAACGAACATCAGAGCACTTTGATTTATGAAGAGAAAGATGCGAAATTCAGAACTTATGTTTCCGGTACTAAAACTAAAGAGTATATATTTATTGGAAGTGCAAGTTCAACTACTTCTGAGGAGAGGTATATATCTGCTGACAGACCACTGGATGAATTTAAAGTTTTTATGCCACGTGTAAAGGATGTAGAGTATTCTGTTTTTCCGCATAAGGAGAATTTTTTTGTAAGTTATAAGGATCGTGAGAATCTGAATTCTATGATTTATGAAGTTCCTCTTACTGGTTATGAGGATAAATCGACATGGAAAGTTTTCTTACCTCATGATGATGATGCCAGGTTAGAGGGTATTGATATAGTTAAGGATTATATTTCTGTAGAGTTACGCAGAGAAGGACTTACAGAGATTATTGTTATGTCTCTGAATGGAGGCGACACAAAAAAAATTGTTTTCCCTGAACCGGTTTATTCAGCATCTATGGGTGGTAATCCCGAGTATGAAGCAACAACAATTAGATATACTTATACTTCGTTAAATAGACCTACTACTCTTTATGAGTATAATATTTTAACTGGCGAATCAATCAAGTTAAAAGAACAAGAGGTACCATCGGGTTTTAATCCTGATGATTATACTGTGGAAAGGTTATGGGCAACTGCTCCTGATGGTGTTCTGGTTCCAATGGCAATAGTATATAAGAATGGATTGAAAAAAGATGGTAGCAACCCTGCATTGATCTATTCATATGGTAGTTATGGTTACAGTACCGACGTACATTTCAGTGCAAGCATGTACAGCCTGATAGATCGAGGTTTTGTTTATGCTATTGCACAGATACGTGGTGGAAGTGATCTGGGTGAACAGTGGTATGAAGATGGTAAGCTGCTGAATAAAAAGAATACTTTTACTGATTTTATAGCATGCAGCGAGAAGCTGATTAATGATGGGTATACTTCATCTGATAAGCTTGCAGCTATGGGTGGAAGTGCTGGAGGTTTGCTTATGGGTGCAGTAAGTAATATGAGACCTGATCTTTATCAAACAATTGTGGCGCAAGTTCCGTTTGTGGATGTTATAAACACCATGCTTGATGATACTTTGCCTCTAACAACGGGTGAATATGAAGAGTGGGGTAATCCAAATGAAGAGGAGTATTATAACTATATTCTCTCCTACTCTCCTTATGATAATATTTCTGCACAGGATTATCCTAATATACTGGTGACTGGAGGTATTAACGATTCGCAGGTTCTTTTTCATGAGCCGGCAAAGTATACAGCTAAACTCAGAGCACTTAAAACGGATAACAATATTCTTATTCTGAAAATGAATATGGAATCGGGACATGGAGGTGCAACCGGTCGTTATGAAGGTATCAAGGAAACAGCTTTTGATTTTGCATTTATATTAAACAGGGTAGGAATTTATAAATAA
- a CDS encoding dicarboxylate/amino acid:cation symporter, with the protein MKKLELHWKILIGMVAGILFGFVMSSFSWGYDFILNWIAPFGTIFIRLLRLIAIPLILVSLVKGVSDLKDISTFKNIGIRTIVLYIITTCIAITTGLVLVNIVKPGAGLSAETIEELTVTYAGDNTITSNIEQAEFQEMSKPLDFLVDIVPDNIFGAMSNNQLMLQVIFFSILFGISMLLVDSEKTKPLSKLFDSLNHVILKMVNIIMMIAPYAVFALLAQIIVSSDDSEILLKLLNYATTVIAGLFIMISIYLIILYLFTGRKPSWIIKGIAPAQLLAFSTSSSAATLPVTIERVTNKLGVDHEVSSFVLPVGATINMDGTSLYQAVAAVFIAQALHIPLDFMDQLTIVLTALLASIGSAAVPGAGMIMLVIVLESIGIPSDKMAIGLALIFAVDRPLDMCRTVVNITGDTLVSVLVANSIGKMHDPEKGLEVDKSYLSE; encoded by the coding sequence ATGAAAAAACTTGAACTCCACTGGAAGATCTTAATTGGTATGGTTGCCGGAATTTTATTCGGCTTTGTTATGAGCTCTTTCAGTTGGGGTTATGATTTCATACTAAACTGGATTGCTCCTTTTGGTACAATATTTATAAGATTACTGAGGTTAATTGCAATTCCTCTGATCTTGGTTTCGCTGGTTAAAGGGGTATCTGATCTGAAGGATATATCTACGTTTAAGAATATTGGTATTCGAACAATAGTATTGTATATAATAACAACCTGTATAGCAATTACTACTGGTCTTGTTCTGGTAAATATAGTAAAACCGGGAGCGGGGCTTTCTGCGGAAACAATTGAGGAGCTAACAGTAACTTATGCCGGTGATAATACTATCACTTCTAATATTGAACAGGCGGAGTTTCAGGAAATGAGTAAACCGCTCGACTTTTTAGTGGATATTGTTCCTGATAATATTTTTGGTGCTATGAGCAATAATCAGCTCATGCTTCAGGTGATTTTCTTCTCAATTCTATTTGGGATCAGTATGCTTTTGGTTGATTCAGAGAAGACCAAACCTCTGTCTAAGCTTTTTGATTCGTTGAATCATGTGATACTGAAAATGGTTAATATCATCATGATGATAGCCCCATATGCTGTATTTGCATTGCTGGCTCAGATTATTGTAAGTTCAGATGATTCGGAAATTCTGCTTAAACTGTTAAATTACGCTACAACCGTAATTGCTGGTCTGTTTATCATGATTAGTATTTATCTAATCATTCTTTATCTGTTCACAGGGAGAAAACCTTCATGGATTATTAAAGGAATTGCACCGGCACAATTGCTGGCATTTTCTACAAGCTCAAGTGCAGCTACTCTTCCGGTAACAATTGAGAGAGTGACTAACAAATTGGGGGTTGATCATGAAGTGTCAAGTTTTGTGTTACCGGTAGGGGCAACAATAAATATGGATGGAACTAGTCTTTATCAGGCTGTTGCAGCAGTATTTATTGCCCAGGCTCTTCATATCCCGCTTGATTTTATGGATCAGCTTACAATCGTACTCACTGCTCTGTTAGCTTCTATAGGCTCGGCTGCAGTACCTGGTGCAGGCATGATTATGCTGGTGATTGTTCTTGAGTCTATTGGTATACCCTCAGATAAAATGGCAATTGGGTTGGCTTTAATTTTTGCTGTGGATCGTCCACTTGATATGTGCAGGACTGTAGTTAATATTACAGGTGATACTCTAGTTTCAGTTTTAGTTGCAAATTCTATTGGAAAAATGCACGACCCTGAGAAAGGATTGGAGGTTGATAAAAGTTATCTTTCTGAATAG
- a CDS encoding DUF488 domain-containing protein: MIQVKRIYDSVTEDDGYRVLIDRLWPRGFSKEDAKVDLWMKEIAPSTELRKWFHHDPDKWMEFQQRYKDELVNKKELIDQLLKLEKEKKVITLLFSAKDREKNQAMVLIEVLRDKV; this comes from the coding sequence ATGATACAGGTTAAACGTATATATGATTCTGTAACTGAAGATGATGGTTACAGAGTGCTTATCGATCGGTTGTGGCCGAGGGGGTTTTCAAAAGAGGATGCTAAAGTCGATCTATGGATGAAGGAAATTGCTCCCTCAACAGAGTTAAGAAAATGGTTTCATCATGATCCTGATAAGTGGATGGAATTTCAACAGCGATATAAAGATGAACTGGTTAACAAAAAAGAACTTATTGATCAGCTACTTAAGCTTGAGAAAGAGAAAAAAGTAATAACTCTGCTTTTCTCGGCAAAAGATAGGGAAAAGAATCAGGCTATGGTATTAATTGAGGTTTTGCGTGATAAAGTATAG
- a CDS encoding TonB-dependent receptor: MKILKEVLLIVTSLFTLNSFSQEIDNDLDSTIYLNEIIVNAFQISTLQLHVPGSVSVLTGEEIQITDGNNFAHTLHSIPGIYMHSGTYSTSRVIIRGVGSRTPYNTNRIKSYLNDIPITSSDGISTPEDIDLMGIGRMEVIKGPASATYGSGLGGNIILYTPRSTKEGAAALIQYGSFNTIKAAASGNYINQNLNLWGTISHVNSDGYRENNRYRRTSFISSGEWEQKDYSLEYTLMLIDLNAQIPSSVGKSLYESNPKAAAANWSAIEGYKKYQRAIAGVTLTNLFSDKWTNKLNVFGRWADSYERRPFNNLDDGTSGGGISNRLSYHNNQWDAMIGFEWVKDVYRWKMDLENEMINKNRESRDHYNLFSMIYWRPASEWNISLGGAVNKVNYLLRDQFLSNGDQSGERSFPLIFSPRLGINYAPSQLLAFYGSVGHGFSMPSPEETLLPEGDINKELKPEQGVQYEMGFRLNLFRRATTIEASVYYINLNNLLVTKRLSEDIFTGINAGKTSHNGFEFLIKQKILRLSSFPGTLNLNANYTWSINKFVDFTDNDQKFDGNKLPGIPAQVAHANILWQPFTRLNIDTQLQYVGEQYMDDANSLINEGYFIANIRSSYSFSVSTNYNIELFTGINNITNAHYSPMLTVNAVAFGNAEPRYYYPGLPRHFYSGIKLFL; encoded by the coding sequence ATGAAAATATTAAAAGAAGTATTACTTATAGTAACAAGTCTCTTTACATTAAATTCCTTTTCTCAGGAAATAGATAATGACCTAGATTCAACAATTTATCTGAATGAGATTATTGTCAACGCATTTCAGATAAGCACGTTACAACTTCATGTCCCCGGATCTGTATCAGTTCTAACAGGTGAGGAGATACAGATAACTGATGGTAATAATTTTGCTCATACTTTACATTCAATACCTGGCATATATATGCATAGTGGTACATATTCCACCAGTAGAGTTATAATTAGAGGTGTTGGTAGCAGAACTCCATATAATACAAATCGTATTAAATCGTACTTGAATGATATACCTATAACATCTTCTGATGGTATTTCTACACCTGAGGATATTGATCTAATGGGAATTGGTAGGATGGAAGTGATTAAAGGACCTGCCTCTGCAACTTACGGCTCAGGTCTTGGAGGTAATATAATCCTGTATACTCCTAGATCAACCAAGGAGGGTGCTGCAGCGCTTATACAGTATGGGAGTTTCAATACTATAAAAGCTGCCGCTTCAGGCAATTATATCAATCAAAATTTAAATCTATGGGGTACTATTTCTCATGTGAATAGTGATGGGTATCGTGAAAACAATCGCTATAGACGTACCTCTTTTATTTCTTCAGGTGAATGGGAACAAAAAGATTATTCATTGGAGTATACTCTTATGCTGATTGATCTGAATGCTCAGATACCGAGCTCTGTAGGTAAGTCTCTTTATGAAAGCAATCCTAAAGCTGCAGCAGCTAACTGGAGTGCAATTGAGGGATATAAAAAGTATCAGCGAGCTATAGCAGGGGTTACTTTAACTAATCTGTTTTCTGATAAATGGACAAATAAATTGAATGTATTTGGCAGATGGGCGGATAGTTATGAGAGACGACCATTTAACAACCTTGATGATGGCACTTCAGGTGGTGGAATAAGCAATAGGCTATCATATCACAATAATCAATGGGATGCTATGATAGGATTTGAATGGGTCAAAGATGTATATAGGTGGAAAATGGATCTGGAAAATGAAATGATAAATAAAAATAGAGAGTCAAGAGATCATTATAATTTATTTAGTATGATCTATTGGCGTCCTGCATCCGAGTGGAATATTTCTCTTGGTGGTGCTGTAAACAAGGTTAACTATTTACTTCGCGATCAATTCCTTAGCAATGGCGATCAATCTGGAGAACGTAGTTTCCCTCTTATTTTCTCTCCCAGATTAGGTATTAATTATGCACCATCTCAGCTTTTGGCTTTTTATGGCTCTGTTGGACATGGTTTCTCTATGCCTTCTCCAGAAGAGACACTCCTTCCTGAGGGTGACATAAATAAGGAATTGAAACCTGAACAGGGAGTTCAGTACGAAATGGGTTTTAGACTTAATCTATTTAGAAGAGCTACTACAATTGAAGCATCTGTTTATTATATCAATCTGAATAATCTGCTTGTTACAAAACGTTTATCGGAAGATATATTCACCGGAATTAATGCAGGAAAAACAAGCCATAATGGTTTTGAATTCTTAATAAAACAGAAAATACTCAGGCTATCTTCATTCCCTGGCACACTAAATCTTAATGCAAATTATACATGGTCGATTAATAAGTTTGTTGATTTTACTGATAATGATCAAAAATTTGATGGAAATAAGCTCCCGGGAATTCCTGCACAGGTTGCTCACGCAAATATTCTTTGGCAACCTTTTACAAGGTTAAATATTGATACACAGCTTCAATATGTTGGAGAGCAGTATATGGATGATGCCAACTCTTTAATTAATGAAGGCTATTTTATAGCGAATATAAGGAGTTCATATAGCTTTTCTGTATCAACTAATTATAATATAGAACTTTTCACGGGTATAAATAATATAACTAATGCACACTATTCTCCAATGCTTACTGTGAATGCTGTGGCTTTTGGAAATGCTGAACCAAGGTACTATTATCCCGGATTACCTAGGCACTTTTATAGCGGTATAAAACTATTCCTTTAG
- a CDS encoding glutamate-5-semialdehyde dehydrogenase: MDIIIKNSVLSKLSELIKEKEQAIIDANNLDIETFPEMDESMKDRLKVDKKKIGDMIKSLEEVAAQDDPEGKELYNFTRKDGLHIVNKTVPFGTILIIYESRPDVTIEAAATAFKAGNKILLKGGKESLNTNTLLTELWQKALSDNNVDKNYVEYLNLSHSETQKLIKENTRKVDLIIPRGGERLIQFVLNNSSVPVIVSGRGNNFLFIDDNVDFEMATQLVINGKKRISVCNAIDKVLIHRSMNNIQERIKFLVKNLKENGIDVWGNSEITKICNEIKEENDVATLCEEYLAPKLYVSLVDDLKEAIEMINQYSGGHTAVIATNNQENAYKFMQEVDCAAVYHNASSRFTDGGQFGVGAEIAISTQKLHFRGPLGSQELVTNKWFVYGEGHIRE, translated from the coding sequence ATGGATATAATTATAAAGAATAGTGTATTGTCAAAATTGTCCGAACTGATAAAAGAAAAAGAACAAGCAATAATTGATGCCAACAACTTAGATATTGAAACTTTCCCGGAAATGGATGAATCAATGAAAGATCGTCTGAAAGTGGATAAGAAAAAGATTGGAGATATGATTAAGTCTCTTGAAGAAGTTGCTGCACAGGATGATCCTGAAGGGAAAGAGTTGTATAACTTCACTCGTAAAGATGGCTTGCATATTGTTAATAAAACAGTTCCATTTGGCACAATACTAATAATATATGAGTCTAGACCAGATGTTACTATTGAAGCTGCGGCAACGGCATTTAAAGCAGGAAATAAAATTTTGCTGAAGGGTGGAAAAGAGTCATTAAATACAAATACTCTTCTGACTGAATTGTGGCAAAAAGCTCTCTCTGATAATAATGTGGATAAAAACTATGTTGAATATTTGAACCTCTCTCATTCAGAAACTCAGAAGTTGATCAAAGAGAATACAAGAAAAGTGGATCTGATAATTCCCCGTGGAGGAGAACGATTGATTCAATTTGTATTGAACAATTCATCAGTACCTGTCATAGTAAGCGGCAGAGGAAATAATTTCCTTTTTATAGATGACAATGTTGATTTTGAGATGGCTACACAACTCGTTATCAATGGAAAGAAACGTATCAGTGTATGTAATGCGATAGATAAGGTACTTATACACAGAAGCATGAACAATATTCAGGAGAGAATCAAATTCTTGGTAAAAAATCTTAAGGAAAATGGTATAGACGTATGGGGAAACAGTGAGATTACAAAAATATGTAATGAGATAAAAGAAGAGAATGATGTTGCAACTCTCTGTGAAGAGTATCTTGCACCTAAACTATATGTATCACTAGTGGATGATCTTAAAGAGGCAATTGAAATGATTAACCAATATTCAGGAGGACATACTGCTGTAATTGCAACGAATAACCAGGAAAATGCTTATAAGTTCATGCAAGAGGTTGATTGTGCAGCAGTTTATCACAATGCATCTTCACGTTTTACAGATGGAGGTCAGTTTGGTGTAGGAGCTGAAATTGCAATTAGTACTCAAAAACTTCACTTTAGGGGACCACTTGGATCTCAGGAACTTGTTACTAATAAATGGTTTGTATATGGTGAAGGTCATATAAGAGAATAA
- the proB gene encoding glutamate 5-kinase, producing MKKKLIIKIGTSTLTAGTNRISFAVIESLARQIVELKKDYEIVIVSSGAIATARQFVEISGYQKRVDSKQAMAAIGQTKLMELYDGIFRTFGLNIAQILLTYRDFENPVAIENTRNTINRLWQVDYIPIVNENDTVSIEEIMLGDNDKLSALVATIIDANLLVLVSDIDGIFNQNPHLHSDAKLIAEVTDLESIMNFIEEKESTLGTGGMSSKIHAAEICMTNSVEMWIVNGQRANYIIKALHNEIPFTRFKTEKVKK from the coding sequence ATGAAAAAAAAACTTATAATTAAAATAGGTACTTCCACATTAACTGCCGGAACTAATAGAATATCATTTGCAGTAATTGAGAGTCTAGCCAGACAAATCGTAGAACTAAAAAAAGATTACGAAATTGTAATTGTATCTTCGGGTGCAATTGCCACTGCTCGTCAATTCGTAGAAATTAGCGGTTATCAGAAGAGAGTGGATTCCAAACAGGCTATGGCTGCAATTGGACAGACTAAACTAATGGAGCTATATGACGGCATTTTTCGTACTTTTGGATTAAATATTGCCCAGATTTTACTTACCTACCGTGATTTTGAAAACCCTGTTGCAATTGAAAATACCAGGAATACAATAAACAGACTATGGCAAGTAGATTATATACCAATTGTAAATGAGAATGATACCGTTTCTATAGAAGAAATAATGCTTGGTGATAACGACAAGCTCTCTGCATTGGTAGCAACAATAATTGATGCAAATCTACTTGTATTAGTTTCAGATATTGATGGGATATTTAATCAAAATCCCCATCTTCATTCAGATGCTAAATTAATTGCAGAAGTAACGGATCTTGAATCTATTATGAATTTTATTGAAGAGAAAGAATCTACACTTGGTACAGGAGGTATGTCTTCAAAAATACATGCTGCAGAAATCTGTATGACTAATAGTGTAGAAATGTGGATTGTAAATGGTCAGCGTGCTAACTATATAATTAAAGCTCTTCACAATGAAATTCCTTTTACTAGATTCAAAACAGAAAAAGTTAAGAAATGA
- a CDS encoding pyrroline-5-carboxylate reductase family protein — protein sequence MKQGFIGYGNLANAVYQGLKEDRSIEFAYYARNRKNVDLHYFQDMESLVLYADVIWLAVKPQDLAGVLEQLKKSDLSEKTIISPVAGKSIAYIERYLGNKTTIIRIMPNLAMAFKASVTAFRSNKPDSEKSERIFNLLGKLGKVVKLEEDGFDLFTSVFGSGPAFILAFIKTFKNKIQEFDLPGSLLDELLLELTRGTTLYFMQNQKDYSIEDLIKNITSKGGTTQAGLEYFQSHDIGKHFEGVLDAARNRSKELSSNGG from the coding sequence ATGAAACAAGGGTTTATAGGATATGGTAATCTCGCCAATGCGGTTTATCAAGGTTTAAAAGAAGATAGAAGTATCGAGTTTGCTTATTATGCCAGAAATAGAAAAAATGTTGACTTGCATTATTTTCAAGATATGGAGTCACTTGTATTATACGCTGATGTTATATGGCTTGCTGTTAAACCTCAAGATCTAGCGGGTGTATTAGAACAATTAAAGAAAAGTGATCTTTCAGAAAAAACAATTATTTCTCCTGTTGCCGGAAAGAGTATAGCATATATTGAGAGGTACTTGGGTAATAAAACCACTATTATTCGTATAATGCCTAATCTGGCAATGGCATTTAAAGCATCTGTTACTGCGTTCAGATCCAACAAACCTGATAGTGAAAAATCAGAAAGAATATTTAATCTATTAGGAAAACTTGGAAAAGTAGTTAAGCTTGAAGAAGACGGATTTGACCTGTTCACCTCTGTTTTTGGAAGCGGCCCGGCATTTATTTTGGCTTTTATAAAAACTTTTAAAAATAAAATACAGGAGTTTGATCTTCCCGGATCACTTCTTGATGAATTACTACTTGAATTAACAAGAGGAACAACCCTCTACTTTATGCAGAATCAGAAGGACTATAGCATAGAAGACCTTATAAAAAACATTACAAGTAAGGGTGGTACTACACAAGCTGGTTTGGAATATTTTCAATCCCACGATATTGGAAAGCATTTCGAGGGAGTTCTTGATGCAGCAAGAAACAGATCGAAAGAGTTAAGCAGTAACGGGGGCTAA
- a CDS encoding SufE family protein: MQTINEIQQEIIDEFSIYDDWMDKYAYIIEQGNAMHPLEEKYKIPENIIKGCQSRVWLQTDYRNGRLFFEAESDAIIVKGLLALVLRIFNGRTPDEIIGTDLRFMKEIGLTEHLSPTRSNGLLSVIKQIRYYAIAYKSKEEKN; encoded by the coding sequence ATGCAGACAATTAACGAAATACAACAAGAAATTATTGATGAGTTCAGTATCTATGATGATTGGATGGATAAATATGCATATATCATAGAACAAGGTAACGCGATGCATCCATTAGAAGAAAAATATAAGATTCCTGAAAATATAATTAAAGGCTGTCAAAGTAGGGTTTGGCTTCAGACAGATTACCGTAATGGGAGACTGTTTTTTGAAGCCGAAAGTGATGCAATTATAGTTAAAGGTTTGCTTGCTTTGGTGTTACGTATTTTCAATGGACGTACTCCTGATGAAATTATTGGTACTGATCTTCGCTTCATGAAAGAGATAGGATTGACTGAACATCTATCTCCTACTAGGTCTAATGGTCTATTGTCAGTTATAAAACAGATACGCTATTACGCAATTGCATATAAATCTAAAGAGGAGAAGAATTGA